The Glycine soja cultivar W05 chromosome 8, ASM419377v2, whole genome shotgun sequence genome has a window encoding:
- the LOC114423105 gene encoding protein JINGUBANG codes for MRIQWWLNTCSSANCATATHHSTISLPKQKEHACDDSISYSSISEAPASSTTSNNSTSSLESNLSIQTLPSVPSLQSLSPQNFTFSVSHHCVTTLEPHLSRPVTSLAVNNNLLYAATDHEINVYDRHTCTTIHAFNTQPTSTSNSTKTIAFSNNNTVITTHQDCKIRVWQNHKNIHHRMLATLPTVNDRLHRFLLPKNYVAIRRHEKRLWIEHADAVTGLAVSNGAIYSVSWDRTLKIWRLSDFRCVESLKAHEDAVNAVAVSNDGTVYTGSADKRIRVWARPAGEKRHVLVATLEKHKSAVNALALNDDASVLFSGACDRSILVWEREDSANHMVVSGALRGHQKAILCLVNVSDLLFSGSADRTVRIWKRAYDGRYGCLAVLDGHRKPVKSLAAIPEEYDQTSPKCSVSVFSGSLDGEIKVWQVSITSQ; via the coding sequence ATGCGGATCCAGTGGTGGCTAAACACATGCTCCTCGGCCAACTGCGCCACCGCCACCCACCATTCAACAATCTCACTCCCCAAACAAAAAGAACATGCATGTGATGATTCCATCAGCTACTCCTCCATTTCCGAAGCACCTGCATCTTCCACAACCTCCAACAACAGCACTTCCTCTCTCGAAAGCAACCTCTCCATACAAACCCTCCCATCCGTTCCATCTCTCCAAAGCCTCTCTCCACAAAACTTCACCTTCTCCGTCTCCCACCATTGCGTCACCACCCTCGAGCCACACCTTTCTCGCCCCGTCACCTCCCTCGCTGTCAACAACAACCTCCTCTACGCCGCAACCGACCACGAAATCAACGTCTACGACCGCCACACCTGCACCACCATCCACGCCTTCAACACCCAGCCCACCTCCACCTCCAACTCCACCAAAACCATCGCCTTCTCCAACAACAACACCGTCATCACCACCCACCAAGACTGCAAGATCCGCGTGTGGCAAAACCACAAGAATATTCACCACCGCATGTTAGCCACTCTCCCCACCGTCAACGACCGTCTCCACCGTTTCCTCCTCCCGAAGAACTACGTCGCAATCCGTCGTCACGAGAAACGGCTCTGGATTGAGCATGCGGACGCCGTTACGGGACTCGCCGTTAGTAACGGTGCTATATACTCCGTTTCGTGGGACAGGACTCTCAAGATATGGCGGTTATCTGATTTTCGCTGCGTGGAGTCGTTGAAGGCGCACGAGGACGCGGTCAACGCGGTGGCAGTGTCCAACGATGGGACCGTCTACACAGGATCCGCGGACAAGCGCATACGCGTGTGGGCGAGGCCCGCGGGAGAGAAGCGGCACGTGCTGGTTGCCACGTTGGAGAAGCACAAGTCCGCGGTGAATGCTTTGGCGTTAAACGACGACGCTTCGGTGCTGTTTTCGGGTGCGTGTGACCGTTCAATATTGGTGTGGGAGAGGGAGGACAGTGCGAACCATATGGTGGTGAGTGGAGCTCTGAGGGGGCACCAGAAGGCGATACTGTGTTTGGTCAACGTCTCTGATTTGCTTTTCAGTGGATCCGCTGATCGTACGGTTAGGATTTGGAAGCGCGCTTATGATGGACGGTATGGATGCCTTGCTGTCCTCGACGGTCACCGGAAACCGGTTAAATCCTTGGCGGCGATTCCGGAGGAGTATGATCAAACTTCACCTAAATGTAGCGTCTCGGTTTTCAGTGGCTCTCTTGATGGAGAGATCAAGGTTTGGCAGGTTTCTATCACGAGTCAGTAA